The Pseudomonadota bacterium genome has a window encoding:
- a CDS encoding DoxX family membrane protein codes for MFDALDSLKPHAHWLLRIGLASVFIFHGIGKAMALGGFAQMMGLPTPVAALVTLAELAGGVGIIVG; via the coding sequence ATGTTTGACGCATTAGATTCCCTAAAACCACATGCTCACTGGTTATTGCGCATAGGTCTCGCCAGTGTGTTTATTTTCCACGGCATTGGCAAAGCTATGGCCTTAGGAGGTTTCGCCCAGATGATGGGTCTTCCCACCCCAGTCGCTGCACTCGTGACTCTCGCAGAGCTAGCGGGGGGCGTTGGGATTATCGTAGG